In the Ruminococcus sp. OA3 genome, one interval contains:
- a CDS encoding hydantoinase/oxoprolinase family protein, which produces MAYILGIDTGGTYTDSVIICTKEQRVVRKSKAITTRENLTEGITNSIDQLDGIAEIPIDMVCLSTTLATNAIVEGQGGKVGLLLIGKDPGLKLPVEVQSVLEGCLDIKGREIVPFDEMQARQMIRRLRSRADAVAVSGYASVRNPRHELMVKQIVKEELKVPVVCAHELSGNLGFEERTATVVFNARLIPVIRRLIQAVKTVLSSRGINAPVMTVKGDGSLMGEEFALARPVETILSGPAASVIGGAFLSKEKDALILDMGGTTTDIAALCDGKVKLNDDGAVIGGFKTRVRAAEILTFGIGGDSYIRSDGEKKLLIGPKRATPLCVAAGFYPWLVDELMEAARNRTGSLSDIQIPECFMARRDQPDKSLSAAEARILDILQDGPHGLPYIISQTQNGDTRIVWSMEEKGILARIAVTPTDILHVTGSFRKWNTEASQLGSLLLGRQMDKTREELTEDVLELMTKKLMSACRTSSAGHETERPVVAIGNPVGAWMPKVCHELGRNLIIPEHSEVANAVGAAVGQVMYDAEVLIRVDRQNECYIVHSPWDRTVKDTLDEAKEYVRPLLKNFVREMLESAGAADSQIIINEKEVYTTNIKECRSELVEVRMKATGIGSPGW; this is translated from the coding sequence ATGGCTTATATACTGGGAATAGATACGGGAGGCACTTATACTGACAGTGTCATTATCTGTACGAAAGAGCAGAGGGTAGTAAGGAAATCGAAAGCAATTACGACCAGGGAAAATCTGACGGAGGGTATTACAAACAGCATCGATCAGCTGGATGGCATTGCAGAGATTCCAATCGATATGGTATGTCTGTCAACTACATTGGCTACGAATGCGATCGTGGAAGGTCAGGGAGGGAAAGTCGGACTGCTGCTGATCGGAAAGGATCCCGGTTTAAAACTGCCCGTCGAAGTTCAATCTGTATTGGAAGGATGCCTGGACATCAAAGGGAGAGAAATCGTGCCGTTTGACGAAATGCAGGCACGCCAGATGATCAGAAGACTGCGCAGCCGGGCGGATGCCGTGGCTGTTTCGGGTTATGCAAGTGTCAGGAACCCCCGCCATGAATTGATGGTAAAACAGATTGTAAAGGAAGAACTTAAGGTTCCGGTTGTCTGTGCCCATGAGCTGAGCGGAAATCTTGGATTTGAGGAGCGCACTGCCACGGTCGTCTTTAACGCAAGGCTGATACCGGTCATCCGCCGGTTGATTCAGGCCGTTAAAACAGTTTTGAGCAGCAGAGGGATCAATGCCCCTGTCATGACCGTAAAAGGTGACGGAAGTCTTATGGGAGAAGAATTTGCACTGGCAAGACCAGTGGAAACGATTCTTTCAGGTCCCGCAGCCAGTGTGATAGGCGGAGCATTTCTGTCAAAAGAAAAAGATGCGCTCATCCTGGATATGGGCGGAACAACGACAGACATCGCTGCTCTATGTGATGGAAAAGTTAAGCTGAACGATGACGGCGCTGTGATCGGGGGATTTAAGACCAGAGTGCGGGCTGCAGAGATATTGACATTTGGCATCGGCGGGGATTCTTATATACGGTCTGACGGGGAGAAGAAATTATTGATCGGTCCAAAGCGGGCAACGCCGCTGTGTGTGGCAGCCGGTTTTTACCCATGGCTGGTGGACGAGCTTATGGAAGCTGCCAGAAACCGGACAGGAAGTTTATCCGATATACAGATTCCGGAATGCTTTATGGCGCGGCGGGACCAGCCGGACAAGAGCTTGTCTGCTGCGGAGGCCAGGATACTGGATATTTTACAGGATGGTCCTCACGGCCTGCCATATATTATCAGCCAAACCCAAAATGGAGACACCCGTATCGTTTGGAGTATGGAAGAAAAAGGTATTCTTGCCCGTATTGCGGTGACACCTACGGATATTCTGCACGTGACAGGTTCTTTCCGCAAATGGAACACGGAGGCTTCTCAGCTGGGTTCCCTGCTGCTTGGCAGGCAGATGGACAAAACCCGTGAGGAGCTGACAGAGGATGTGCTGGAGCTGATGACAAAAAAGCTCATGTCTGCATGCAGGACTTCAAGTGCGGGTCATGAAACCGAAAGACCGGTGGTGGCAATCGGTAATCCGGTTGGCGCATGGATGCCGAAAGTCTGTCATGAACTTGGAAGAAATCTGATTATTCCGGAACATTCCGAGGTGGCAAATGCGGTAGGTGCAGCGGTGGGTCAGGTCATGTATGATGCCGAGGTCCTGATAAGGGTTGATCGCCAAAATGAATGTTATATTGTACACAGTCCATGGGACAGAACAGTGAAAGATACGCTGGATGAGGCGAAGGAATACGTGAGACCCCTGCTGAAAAATTTCGTGCGGGAGATGCTTGAAAGCGCCGGGGCAGCGGACAGCCAGATCATCATAAATGAAAAAGAGGTTTATACCACAAATATAAAAGAATGCCGGTCTGAACTTGTAGAAGTCAGAATGAAGGCGACCGGGATCGGAAGCCCCGGCTGGTAA